A part of Paenibacillus sp. IHBB 10380 genomic DNA contains:
- a CDS encoding nucleotidyltransferase family protein has translation MKEQDIIQLVKEDVWMMDILVTAKSLNLPDWWVCAGFVRSKIWDVLHGFKERTPMPDVDVIYFDKSNLDEEEEKQLEKKLRSMNPNIPWSVKNEARMHLLNNLPPYSSSVDAISRFPETATALGLTLEELNKVVLIAPYGIDDVVNMVIKPTPRFEETKALAHIYEERIVKKNWQGTWNKIKVSHIQQSD, from the coding sequence ATGAAAGAACAAGATATTATTCAACTTGTTAAAGAAGACGTGTGGATGATGGATATATTAGTAACTGCCAAATCTTTAAATCTACCTGATTGGTGGGTCTGTGCTGGCTTTGTACGCTCTAAAATTTGGGATGTGCTTCACGGCTTTAAGGAAAGAACACCCATGCCAGATGTAGATGTAATCTATTTCGATAAAAGCAATCTTGATGAAGAAGAAGAAAAACAATTAGAAAAGAAGCTACGCAGCATGAACCCTAACATTCCTTGGTCTGTCAAAAATGAAGCAAGAATGCATCTGTTGAATAACTTACCCCCTTATTCATCATCCGTGGATGCGATCTCAAGGTTTCCAGAAACAGCAACCGCATTGGGGCTTACATTAGAGGAACTCAATAAAGTTGTCTTAATAGCCCCTTATGGCATAGATGATGTAGTCAATATGGTAATAAAACCTACACCGCGATTTGAAGAAACGAAAGCATTAGCACACATTTATGAAGAACGTATTGTAAAGAAAAATTGGCAAGGTACTTGGAATAAGATAAAGGTATCTCATATTCAGCAGAGCGACTAA
- a CDS encoding EFR1 family ferrodoxin (N-terminal region resembles flavodoxins. C-terminal ferrodoxin region binds two 4Fe-4S clusters.), translating to MLFYFSGTGNRRVTGEFKVEKGALPWLLTGIINPMFNKKAIDTTKFHVNDRCTNCDTCERVCNCNNIKVDDKPQWGQRCTLCLVCVHYCPVSAIQYGKETEKKGRYTNPNIRIDEMVRR from the coding sequence ATGCTTTTTTACTTTTCGGGAACCGGGAATCGAAGAGTAACAGGAGAATTTAAGGTAGAAAAAGGTGCTCTTCCGTGGTTATTAACCGGCATTATAAATCCGATGTTTAATAAAAAAGCGATTGATACTACAAAGTTTCATGTAAATGATCGTTGTACCAATTGTGATACTTGTGAGAGAGTTTGTAACTGCAATAACATTAAAGTAGACGATAAACCACAGTGGGGGCAACGTTGTACTCTATGTCTGGTGTGTGTCCATTATTGCCCCGTGAGTGCGATTCAATATGGGAAAGAGACTGAAAAAAAAGGGAGATACACAAATCCAAATATAAGGATCGATGAAATGGTGAGAAGATAG
- a CDS encoding DsbA family oxidoreductase, with product MTMKVEFWSDIVCPWCYIGKRRFEKALSQFEHQDQVEVIWRSFELDPSSSRVGEDIVESLTNKFGKSTSEVKQMTEQIAALAAQDGLEYRFDLMKSGNSFDAHRLLHLSAEQGLHKNFNELLYKSYFTDGMLVGDLDSLKKIAAEAGLDSAEVNRVLESDAYADKVRDDEARASSLRVNGVPFVLVDDKYAISGAQSVEVFLDTLRKGWIETHPLTMAGNPEDGNSCEGDNCII from the coding sequence ATGACAATGAAAGTTGAATTCTGGTCAGATATTGTTTGCCCATGGTGTTATATAGGTAAACGCCGTTTCGAGAAAGCTCTATCTCAGTTTGAACATCAAGATCAGGTTGAAGTGATTTGGAGGAGCTTTGAGCTGGATCCATCGTCATCACGTGTGGGTGAAGATATTGTAGAATCCTTAACCAACAAATTTGGTAAATCAACCTCGGAAGTGAAACAAATGACAGAACAAATTGCTGCGCTTGCTGCACAAGATGGTCTTGAATACCGTTTCGACCTTATGAAATCCGGAAATTCGTTTGATGCGCATCGTTTGCTTCACTTGAGCGCCGAACAAGGCTTGCATAAAAATTTCAATGAGCTTCTCTACAAATCTTACTTTACGGACGGCATGCTCGTTGGTGATTTGGATTCACTCAAGAAAATAGCCGCAGAGGCTGGCCTTGATTCAGCCGAAGTAAATCGCGTGCTAGAGAGTGATGCATATGCTGACAAAGTAAGAGATGATGAAGCTCGTGCATCAAGTCTAAGAGTGAATGGTGTGCCTTTCGTGCTTGTAGATGATAAATATGCGATCTCAGGTGCACAATCTGTAGAAGTCTTCCTTGACACTCTTCGTAAAGGCTGGATTGAGACACATCCGCTTACGATGGCTGGTAACCCTGAAGATGGAAATAGCTGTGAAGGTGACAACTGTATCATCTAA
- a CDS encoding NAD(P)H-dependent flavin oxidoreductase has product MNLPIIQFGHIKSRVPIIQGGMGVGISLSGLASAVANAGAIGTISGTGITTEELRIHIRRTRELSRGIGYIGVNVLFAMKDYAEKMKVALEEKVDFIISGAGISRDVYAWGKEYGTPVVSIVSSAKLARISEKLGAAAVVVEGFEAGGHLGTDRSMFDILPEVVEEVTIPVIAAGGILTGKDVAKAIQIGASGVQMGTRFVASNECDAPLEFKQKYVDAREGDTVLVKSTVGLLGRAIRNEFTDLISDDAKIKIAKCHNCLKVCSHRFCTMESLLTSLRGDVRNGLVFAGSRVHEIKEILSVQQIIDNIMEEYRSAHVGKI; this is encoded by the coding sequence TTGAACCTTCCAATCATACAATTCGGGCACATTAAATCAAGGGTACCTATTATTCAAGGAGGTATGGGTGTCGGAATTTCCCTGAGTGGCCTTGCTTCTGCGGTTGCCAATGCTGGTGCAATCGGTACTATTTCCGGTACAGGCATAACTACGGAGGAATTGAGAATCCATATTCGTAGAACAAGAGAACTCTCTAGAGGGATTGGATATATCGGTGTGAACGTGCTATTTGCAATGAAGGACTATGCCGAAAAGATGAAGGTTGCTTTAGAAGAAAAGGTGGATTTCATTATTTCTGGGGCCGGAATTTCTAGAGATGTGTATGCATGGGGAAAAGAATATGGCACACCCGTGGTGTCTATTGTTTCTTCTGCCAAATTAGCCAGAATTTCCGAAAAATTAGGTGCAGCAGCTGTTGTGGTAGAAGGCTTTGAAGCAGGAGGACATTTGGGAACAGACAGATCCATGTTTGATATCCTTCCTGAAGTAGTAGAGGAAGTTACAATTCCCGTCATTGCCGCCGGTGGGATCTTGACAGGAAAAGATGTGGCAAAGGCAATCCAGATCGGCGCATCCGGTGTACAAATGGGTACCCGTTTCGTAGCCAGTAATGAATGTGATGCCCCCTTAGAATTCAAACAGAAATATGTGGATGCCCGAGAAGGTGATACCGTATTGGTCAAGTCCACAGTAGGTTTGCTGGGAAGAGCAATTAGAAATGAATTTACAGATCTGATCAGCGATGATGCCAAAATAAAAATAGCCAAATGCCATAATTGTCTTAAAGTTTGCTCACATCGATTCTGCACGATGGAATCTTTACTCACCTCTCTTAGAGGGGACGTTCGGAACGGGTTGGTTTTTGCCGGGTCCAGAGTGCACGAGATTAAAGAGATACTATCTGTACAGCAAATTATCGACAATATTATGGAAGAATATAGGTCCGCGCATGTAGGGAAGATCTGA
- a CDS encoding AzlC family ABC transporter permease, with the protein MEMDQIINHQTSKSQDSFLQGVKDCVPTLLGYLSIGFAAGVVGNTSGLSIAEIALMSALLYAGSGQFIAAGMIAASSSVSAIIFTIFFINLRHLLLSAALAPEVKRLTVWNNLVIGSQLTDETFGVAMNRVASGKALGYKWMLGLNITAYLNWLLATVAGGLLGKWIPNPEAFGLDFALPAMFIGLLVLQLYNSQKLFIHMIVALSSVLIVIGASYIFTGSIGIIVAAVLSSTIGVVFERWKSDGIS; encoded by the coding sequence ATGGAGATGGATCAGATTATAAATCATCAAACTTCAAAGTCACAAGATAGCTTCTTACAAGGAGTTAAAGATTGTGTTCCTACATTGCTAGGTTACTTAAGTATTGGATTTGCGGCAGGTGTTGTCGGGAATACCTCAGGACTCAGCATAGCTGAAATAGCTCTCATGAGTGCATTACTCTATGCAGGATCAGGACAGTTTATCGCCGCGGGAATGATTGCTGCAAGCTCTTCGGTATCAGCGATTATCTTTACTATTTTTTTCATAAATCTTCGACATCTTCTACTAAGTGCTGCTCTTGCACCCGAAGTTAAGCGACTCACCGTTTGGAACAATCTAGTGATTGGTTCCCAATTAACAGATGAGACATTCGGTGTGGCAATGAATCGGGTCGCTAGTGGGAAAGCATTAGGATACAAATGGATGCTTGGGCTGAATATAACGGCTTACCTGAATTGGTTGCTAGCAACGGTCGCAGGTGGATTGCTAGGTAAATGGATTCCTAATCCAGAAGCATTTGGACTCGATTTTGCCCTACCGGCTATGTTCATTGGCTTACTTGTACTTCAATTGTATAATAGCCAAAAATTATTTATACATATGATCGTGGCCTTAAGTTCGGTACTCATTGTGATCGGTGCCAGTTATATTTTTACCGGAAGTATAGGGATTATCGTGGCTGCCGTTCTAAGTTCTACGATAGGAGTTGTGTTCGAAAGATGGAAATCAGATGGAATATCTTAA
- a CDS encoding AzlD domain-containing protein, whose protein sequence is MEIRWNILIIILGSALVTFIPRVLPLVVLSRMQLPNGLIRWLQHIPVAVMSALIAQELFIADGHFSLVVTRLEWLAAIPTFAVALMTRSLLGTVLVGLVCMMFLRWAF, encoded by the coding sequence ATGGAAATCAGATGGAATATCTTAATTATTATTTTGGGTTCTGCCCTTGTGACGTTTATCCCTCGCGTTCTCCCGTTAGTCGTGCTCAGTCGAATGCAATTACCTAATGGTCTCATTCGTTGGCTACAACATATTCCGGTTGCTGTTATGTCCGCCTTAATTGCTCAAGAACTGTTCATTGCAGATGGCCATTTCTCACTGGTTGTCACCCGGTTGGAATGGTTAGCTGCCATACCGACATTCGCAGTTGCCTTAATGACTCGGAGTTTACTAGGCACTGTCCTCGTGGGCCTTGTTTGCATGATGTTTCTTCGATGGGCTTTTTAA
- a CDS encoding nitroreductase family protein, which yields MELSQLIRERRSIHRFEEREVSLDVVKDLLDTAVWVPNHRMTQPWRFIIVHGEGRKRIAELNPKGKGLLKSDPEKAKEAGQNFYNKMMNVPVFVIVVMKENPVIAIREEDYASTSCVIHNFSLLAWDQGIGMVWESYGFMHEAAFREAVGVQPGEKVVGSLHVGYAAQVPNPQKRVPAADRISIIDEA from the coding sequence ATGGAATTGTCACAACTCATTAGAGAAAGAAGATCCATTCATCGATTTGAGGAACGAGAGGTTTCTCTGGATGTAGTTAAAGACCTGCTAGATACAGCTGTGTGGGTTCCTAACCACAGAATGACTCAACCATGGCGTTTTATTATTGTTCACGGAGAAGGTCGGAAGCGTATTGCAGAACTTAACCCGAAGGGGAAGGGACTCCTGAAGAGTGATCCTGAGAAAGCTAAAGAAGCGGGGCAGAATTTCTATAACAAAATGATGAATGTTCCGGTGTTTGTTATTGTTGTCATGAAAGAAAATCCAGTCATTGCGATTAGAGAAGAAGACTATGCTTCAACGAGCTGTGTCATTCACAATTTCAGTCTACTTGCTTGGGATCAAGGAATTGGAATGGTATGGGAGAGTTACGGATTCATGCACGAAGCAGCTTTCCGAGAAGCCGTAGGTGTTCAGCCAGGTGAAAAGGTTGTAGGAAGCCTGCATGTTGGTTATGCAGCTCAAGTCCCTAATCCTCAGAAACGTGTTCCAGCGGCAGACAGAATTAGTATCATTGACGAAGCATAG
- a CDS encoding aminopeptidase: MKEFDMMLDKYAELVVKVGVNIQPGQVLIVQSPLESVDLTRLIVSKAYEAGAKYVQVEWEDEQVTRIRYEKASDDSFSYYPKWQADMMEQLAEGGGAILHIKVPNPELFNGIDSSKVSTAVKAAAIARETYQGYVRNNKVSWSLIKAPTVAWANKVFADLPEEDRVSAMWDAVFLMNRVGNEDPVAAWREHISHLKQSHERMNAKRYKSLHYRAPGTDLHVEMPEGHLWAGGGGENESGVYFVANMPTEEIYTMPLRTGVNGTVTSTLPLNLNGRLVEGIKLQFKEGRVVEYDAASGREHLTSLLETDEGASYLGEMALVPHDSSISQMNRIFYNTGIDENASCHFALGSAYPVNIEGGTKMSKEELLARGANVSLTHVDFMIGSADLEIDGELADGTVEPVFRKGKWAYKI, translated from the coding sequence ATGAAAGAGTTTGATATGATGTTAGATAAATATGCTGAGCTGGTCGTGAAAGTAGGCGTTAATATACAACCTGGACAAGTCTTAATCGTGCAGTCGCCGTTAGAGAGTGTAGATTTAACAAGACTTATCGTGTCCAAGGCCTATGAAGCTGGCGCCAAATATGTACAGGTGGAGTGGGAGGATGAACAGGTCACCCGCATCCGATATGAGAAGGCTTCTGATGATTCTTTCAGCTACTATCCTAAGTGGCAGGCAGACATGATGGAGCAGTTGGCTGAAGGGGGAGGAGCCATTCTACATATTAAGGTGCCTAATCCGGAACTGTTCAATGGCATTGACTCATCTAAAGTATCTACAGCGGTAAAAGCAGCTGCAATAGCACGCGAGACATATCAGGGTTATGTGCGAAACAATAAAGTGAGTTGGTCTCTGATTAAAGCGCCAACCGTTGCTTGGGCTAATAAAGTATTCGCTGATCTCCCTGAAGAAGATCGAGTATCCGCGATGTGGGATGCCGTATTCTTGATGAACCGCGTTGGTAATGAAGATCCTGTAGCGGCATGGCGTGAGCATATTAGTCATTTGAAGCAAAGCCATGAGCGAATGAATGCCAAACGTTATAAGAGTCTGCATTATCGTGCTCCGGGAACCGATCTTCACGTCGAAATGCCAGAGGGTCATCTGTGGGCTGGTGGCGGTGGTGAGAACGAAAGTGGCGTATATTTTGTAGCGAATATGCCAACCGAAGAAATTTATACGATGCCGTTACGTACAGGTGTGAATGGTACGGTGACAAGCACGCTTCCGTTAAATTTGAATGGGCGACTGGTAGAAGGGATCAAGTTACAATTTAAAGAGGGTAGAGTGGTAGAATATGATGCAGCATCAGGACGTGAACATTTGACCTCGTTACTAGAAACCGATGAAGGTGCATCTTATCTAGGTGAGATGGCGCTTGTACCTCATGATTCTTCTATTTCGCAGATGAACCGCATTTTTTATAACACAGGGATTGATGAGAATGCCTCTTGTCACTTTGCACTCGGTAGTGCATATCCCGTTAATATAGAAGGTGGGACAAAGATGAGCAAGGAGGAACTACTAGCCAGAGGTGCTAATGTTAGCTTGACACACGTAGATTTCATGATCGGATCTGCTGATTTAGAGATTGACGGTGAACTGGCAGATGGAACAGTTGAACCCGTATTCCGGAAAGGGAAATGGGCATATAAAATATAA
- a CDS encoding aldo/keto reductase — MKTRQLGLSDLLISEIGLGCMSLGTEESSAIPLIHQALEQGVNFLDTSDLYDAGRNEEIVGKAIQGRRDQVILSTKVGNRRVEGQDSWIWDPSKQYIIAEVKESLRRLQTDYIDLYQLHGGTMEDPIDETIEAFEQLKQEGLIRYYGVSSIRPNVIREYVQKSNIVSVMSQYSILDRRPEEEILPLLSEHDISMIVRGPVAKGILSAGGDRKADNKYMNYSSDELHNVRQRLQSLVEEHRSMAHIAIQYVLADPAVAVVVPGASSLQQLLDNIAAGDTAPLSEEELAFIRENSKEDRYEQHR; from the coding sequence ATGAAGACAAGACAACTGGGGTTATCCGATCTGTTGATAAGTGAGATCGGTCTTGGATGTATGTCACTTGGGACCGAAGAGTCATCTGCCATACCATTGATACATCAAGCCTTGGAACAGGGTGTGAATTTCTTGGACACCTCTGATTTATACGATGCTGGGCGCAATGAAGAAATCGTAGGCAAGGCTATCCAAGGTCGTCGTGATCAGGTTATTCTAAGTACTAAGGTTGGCAACAGACGTGTTGAAGGTCAAGACAGCTGGATCTGGGACCCATCTAAACAATATATCATTGCTGAAGTCAAAGAAAGTTTGAGACGTTTGCAGACGGATTATATTGATCTATATCAACTTCACGGTGGAACGATGGAAGATCCTATAGACGAGACCATTGAAGCATTTGAGCAATTAAAACAAGAAGGACTTATACGTTATTATGGGGTTTCATCGATACGTCCAAATGTGATTCGTGAGTATGTACAGAAATCCAACATAGTAAGTGTGATGAGTCAGTATAGTATTCTAGATCGTCGTCCAGAAGAGGAAATCTTACCGTTACTATCAGAACATGATATCAGTATGATCGTTCGTGGACCGGTAGCGAAAGGAATCTTATCTGCTGGTGGAGATCGAAAAGCAGATAATAAATATATGAACTACAGTTCTGATGAACTTCATAACGTACGCCAAAGATTACAATCTTTAGTTGAAGAGCATCGAAGTATGGCTCATATTGCTATTCAGTATGTGTTAGCTGACCCAGCCGTCGCTGTAGTTGTACCTGGAGCTAGTTCGTTACAACAACTCCTAGATAATATTGCTGCTGGAGATACTGCGCCTTTATCTGAGGAGGAACTAGCGTTCATTCGAGAGAATAGCAAGGAAGACCGCTATGAGCAACATCGTTAA
- a CDS encoding metallophosphoesterase, translated as MNIIWGKKGKRMLSLLMAFMVITLQFNGLTFAEGSVVAPSTLAEWKYTSNPTDLGIFPASDGVYKETSTLQPVPSAPYYDWNDDIKAIRYQGWHQETGKDKYWLTVVPTKNYKNITLSSALQGKGTTGPRDFRVQISTDQQNWLNITGEGTDLPDLVLNPDTATPLIKAPLPDTANNQDKLYIRWLVNSNVSTSGSTIGDQGSSQLINITVEGELKGTEPPSDTTPPTPPVDLAGSAVSDSTINLTWMASDDVGTTGYHIYRDGSKISSTVATSYDDAGVIRDTTYRYHVIAYDSANNNSDISNQIEVTTKSAASLEKTKLAEWIFANAGQNGVFPATDGTFKTASTFRSIGGYYEDYDSSQQAISYQGWDGSNGKKYWLATVSTKGYDNLTLSSQQNSSGTGPRDFKVQISTNNNTWSDVPNTNLKMVVSSFNCASNTCKLVDVPLPANANNQDLLYIRWIVSSDANTKDGKSIGSTGSSRIKDVRVSGSSITGGPVEIPTVELAKAPKDGVTNVTQAAPVTVTFNKAVSVNPGYSVTIVDKSNKPLGSVTSEIVNNDTLNIKHPSFVSGQTYTVKVPKELIKGKNDQVMLANDISWSFTIQGGQSTPSVPKLINMTFNGDSKTTRAFTWYTDVLTSSVVQVVEASKVQGSNFPEDEALVFGGSAEEIQTYITKADRTGNKKKKFISHKVIANNLTPGTVYKYRVGSGSSDSWSSIGSFQTDTTSNQPFHFIAGSDSQASSKSGFEPWADTFRKAVETVGNPKFLINAGDLVDNGDLEEQWQWMLGLPQNQLLNVPIVPVLGGHEVKDYDGDETTANSNFYNHFNLPKKVIANTDDGSVYSFEYGDALILVFNSQYGGELASNGKDVKSVDPQFTAQVEWMKHTVAKSNAKWKFVTFHKGPYSAGDNAGEWEDDRVQFYRKILIPTFDEMGIDMVFEAHDHMYMRSFQMLGDKTIPTSQLSFDNQGNAINPKGTVYLMSNSFGDKFYEKYPGYNDYFAAINNQPHKKMFTDVSVSSDVLQFTAYTAAKKDEKAGDNGVKVYDHYGIKRTDTKPAKVEGAKVQISGNKAVISWKAPAAGGEPVRGFRIYEKNDKVKAFWSAYVPSESGKMDYTLTVNNINTATKYDFVVRAVGTRINSDPVEVSTP; from the coding sequence ATGAATATAATTTGGGGTAAAAAAGGGAAGCGAATGCTTTCATTGCTCATGGCGTTTATGGTGATTACATTACAGTTTAACGGACTCACATTCGCTGAAGGTAGTGTGGTGGCTCCGAGTACGCTTGCAGAATGGAAATATACGTCCAACCCAACCGATCTAGGCATATTTCCCGCTAGTGATGGCGTTTATAAAGAAACATCAACGCTTCAACCTGTCCCTTCTGCACCGTATTATGACTGGAATGACGATATTAAAGCGATACGTTACCAAGGCTGGCATCAAGAAACAGGGAAGGATAAATATTGGCTCACTGTCGTTCCAACCAAAAATTATAAGAATATAACGTTATCCTCAGCGCTGCAAGGTAAGGGGACTACTGGCCCTCGTGATTTCAGGGTTCAAATCAGTACAGATCAGCAGAACTGGCTCAACATAACGGGTGAAGGTACGGACTTGCCGGACCTTGTATTGAATCCAGATACAGCGACTCCATTGATTAAAGCGCCTCTCCCAGATACGGCTAATAATCAAGATAAATTGTATATTCGCTGGCTTGTCAATTCGAATGTGAGCACCTCTGGATCGACCATCGGTGATCAGGGTTCAAGCCAACTGATCAACATTACGGTTGAAGGAGAACTGAAGGGAACGGAGCCTCCTTCCGACACAACGCCTCCAACCCCACCAGTTGATCTTGCCGGGTCTGCGGTTTCCGATTCGACGATTAATCTGACTTGGATGGCATCTGACGATGTTGGAACTACTGGATATCACATTTATCGTGACGGTTCCAAAATCAGTAGTACAGTAGCTACATCGTATGATGATGCAGGGGTTATTCGGGATACAACATACCGATACCATGTCATTGCTTATGACTCTGCGAATAACAATTCGGACATAAGCAACCAGATTGAAGTTACAACGAAGTCGGCGGCATCGCTGGAAAAGACTAAACTGGCAGAATGGATTTTTGCAAACGCAGGACAAAACGGGGTATTTCCGGCAACGGATGGAACATTCAAGACCGCATCTACGTTTCGGAGCATAGGCGGTTACTACGAGGATTACGATAGCAGCCAGCAAGCCATAAGTTACCAGGGCTGGGACGGGAGCAACGGTAAGAAGTACTGGTTGGCGACCGTTTCTACTAAAGGTTATGACAATTTAACGTTATCCTCACAGCAAAATTCTTCCGGTACGGGACCACGAGACTTCAAGGTTCAAATCAGTACGAACAACAACACATGGTCGGACGTACCAAACACGAATTTGAAAATGGTGGTCTCCAGTTTCAATTGTGCGAGCAATACGTGCAAGTTAGTGGATGTACCCCTTCCAGCGAACGCGAATAATCAAGATTTACTGTATATCCGTTGGATTGTCAGCTCAGATGCCAACACTAAAGATGGGAAGAGCATAGGTAGCACTGGCTCCAGCAGAATCAAAGATGTACGTGTTTCTGGAAGTTCCATAACGGGTGGTCCTGTGGAAATCCCTACAGTCGAACTGGCGAAGGCGCCAAAAGACGGTGTAACCAATGTGACTCAGGCAGCTCCGGTAACCGTGACCTTCAATAAAGCGGTCTCAGTCAATCCGGGCTATAGCGTCACCATCGTAGACAAAAGCAATAAACCGTTGGGCTCCGTTACTTCTGAAATTGTTAACAATGACACCTTGAACATCAAACATCCTTCATTTGTAAGTGGGCAAACTTATACCGTCAAAGTTCCCAAGGAACTGATTAAGGGAAAAAATGATCAGGTTATGCTCGCAAATGATATTTCATGGAGCTTTACAATACAGGGAGGGCAGAGTACGCCTTCCGTACCAAAGCTCATTAATATGACATTTAACGGGGATTCCAAAACAACCCGGGCCTTTACATGGTATACAGATGTCTTGACAAGCTCGGTAGTGCAAGTCGTAGAAGCTTCCAAAGTTCAAGGAAGTAATTTTCCCGAGGATGAAGCCTTAGTATTTGGAGGTAGTGCAGAAGAAATTCAGACCTATATAACAAAGGCCGATCGGACGGGCAACAAGAAGAAGAAATTTATCAGCCATAAAGTCATCGCCAATAATCTGACACCTGGAACGGTGTATAAATACCGTGTCGGTAGTGGATCTTCAGATAGTTGGAGTTCAATCGGCTCGTTCCAGACCGACACAACAAGCAATCAGCCTTTTCATTTTATAGCTGGATCTGATTCACAGGCCTCAAGTAAATCAGGCTTTGAGCCATGGGCGGATACATTCCGAAAAGCAGTTGAAACCGTTGGTAACCCTAAATTCCTGATCAATGCAGGGGATCTTGTAGATAATGGTGATTTAGAGGAGCAATGGCAGTGGATGCTAGGACTTCCACAGAATCAACTACTGAATGTACCGATTGTTCCGGTACTGGGCGGTCACGAAGTAAAGGATTATGACGGAGACGAAACAACAGCCAACTCTAACTTCTACAACCATTTCAACTTGCCCAAAAAGGTCATAGCTAATACTGACGATGGATCCGTCTATTCCTTCGAATATGGAGATGCTCTCATTCTTGTATTTAACTCCCAATATGGTGGAGAGTTAGCGAGTAATGGCAAGGATGTGAAATCGGTGGACCCACAGTTTACGGCCCAGGTCGAGTGGATGAAACACACGGTAGCCAAGAGTAATGCCAAATGGAAATTTGTTACCTTCCACAAAGGACCTTACTCAGCAGGTGATAACGCTGGAGAATGGGAGGATGACCGAGTCCAGTTCTACAGAAAGATTCTGATTCCTACCTTTGATGAGATGGGCATCGATATGGTGTTTGAAGCTCATGATCATATGTATATGAGATCGTTCCAGATGCTGGGTGACAAGACTATTCCAACTAGTCAGCTGTCATTCGACAATCAAGGAAATGCGATTAATCCTAAGGGGACAGTTTATCTTATGTCTAACTCCTTTGGTGATAAATTCTATGAAAAGTATCCGGGTTACAATGACTACTTTGCAGCGATTAACAATCAGCCGCACAAAAAAATGTTTACAGACGTATCGGTCTCTAGCGACGTGCTTCAGTTTACGGCTTATACAGCAGCCAAAAAAGACGAGAAGGCGGGCGATAATGGCGTAAAAGTCTATGATCATTACGGTATCAAGAGAACAGACACGAAACCGGCTAAAGTGGAGGGAGCTAAGGTTCAGATCAGTGGAAATAAAGCCGTCATTTCATGGAAGGCGCCTGCAGCTGGTGGCGAACCTGTAAGAGGCTTTAGGATTTATGAGAAGAATGACAAGGTAAAAGCTTTCTGGAGTGCTTATGTGCCTTCGGAATCCGGAAAAATGGATTATACCTTGACGGTTAACAATATAAATACAGCGACTAAGTATGATTTTGTGGTGAGAGCCGTGGGTACCAGAATTAATTCAGATCCGGTAGAGGTCAGCACACCATAG